The proteins below come from a single Thermopolyspora flexuosa genomic window:
- a CDS encoding helix-turn-helix domain-containing protein — MADNEFGRELRRLRVAKKMSLADLSARINFDKGYISKIENGRPPTLNFAERCDVVLGANGRLIDLAQARLRPSRGRRSADKGPGAGIPAALDDALASNAAVLAADGDVYQASRTVAKALRRLGQVFPPTQVLWQAAAHAEALKRLAVPDDPAGARVLLLAAWCAEYAGWMAQEAGHPDEAQRWIAEAAALASQAGDRDIPAHTFVRRAELALYRNDAQQVVELARQAQAKPGTSPRIRALAAQREAQGHALLGDRYACEHALDRAEALLADPGSANGRPGELVVGSSTVRDLGAAIAGWCYHDLGLPGRSVDLLEQVVEGIPEWAKRARGRFAARLALAHLRAGNLDQACLVGYDVLHLLRFTHSATTFGEVRKLARALEKTGHRPARTLHKELSAALRHAPTPH; from the coding sequence GTGGCGGACAACGAGTTCGGGCGGGAGCTGCGGCGACTCCGGGTGGCGAAGAAGATGTCGCTGGCCGACCTGTCCGCCCGCATCAACTTCGACAAGGGGTACATCAGCAAGATCGAGAATGGCCGCCCGCCCACGCTGAATTTCGCCGAGCGCTGCGACGTCGTGCTGGGGGCGAACGGCAGGCTCATCGACCTGGCACAGGCTCGGCTCCGTCCGAGCCGCGGCCGCCGGTCGGCGGACAAAGGGCCCGGTGCGGGCATCCCGGCGGCCCTGGACGACGCCCTCGCCTCGAACGCCGCGGTACTCGCCGCGGACGGCGACGTCTACCAGGCCTCCCGCACGGTCGCGAAAGCCCTGCGCCGACTGGGCCAGGTGTTTCCTCCCACGCAGGTGTTATGGCAGGCGGCCGCCCACGCCGAGGCGCTGAAGCGGCTGGCCGTACCGGACGATCCGGCCGGGGCGCGCGTCCTCCTGCTGGCCGCCTGGTGCGCCGAGTACGCCGGGTGGATGGCGCAGGAGGCCGGTCACCCCGACGAGGCCCAGCGCTGGATCGCGGAGGCCGCCGCGCTCGCGTCCCAGGCCGGGGACCGGGACATCCCCGCCCACACCTTCGTCCGCCGCGCCGAGCTGGCGCTCTACCGGAACGACGCGCAGCAGGTCGTCGAGCTCGCCAGGCAGGCCCAGGCGAAGCCGGGCACCTCCCCCCGGATCCGGGCCCTGGCCGCGCAGCGGGAGGCCCAGGGGCACGCCCTGCTCGGTGATCGGTATGCCTGCGAACACGCCCTCGACCGCGCGGAGGCGCTACTGGCGGACCCCGGTTCCGCCAACGGCCGCCCCGGCGAGCTGGTGGTCGGTTCGTCCACCGTCCGCGACCTCGGAGCCGCCATCGCCGGCTGGTGCTATCACGACCTCGGCCTTCCGGGGCGGTCGGTGGACCTGCTCGAGCAGGTGGTGGAGGGCATCCCGGAGTGGGCCAAGCGGGCGCGCGGCCGCTTCGCCGCCCGGCTCGCCCTGGCCCACCTGCGCGCCGGAAACCTCGACCAGGCCTGTCTCGTCGGCTACGACGTCCTCCATCTCCTCCGGTTCACCCACTCCGCGACCACCTTCGGCGAGGTGCGGAAGCTGGCGCGCGCACTGGAGAAGACCGGCCACCGCCCGGCGCGGACGTTGCACAAGGAGCTGTCCGCCGCGTTGCGCCACGCCCCCACACCCCACTAG
- a CDS encoding LysR family transcriptional regulator, with product MRIEQLEYLTVVTRLGSMRRAGEALHVSQAALSQTIGNLERELGVKLLERHRTGTRLSSGGRELLPWITEVLDAVHRLRAAADAQVRTRSMIRIGTVQAATVPLVAPAMREFHAAHPQTQVELVTTQQADIHEALRGGGLDLGIVNIIDGDDLPPDIAAVELLRGRPVVCCRTDSPLTRLDAVPLDRLFDEPFIAMRSGYLMHRYIHRLTAGRPPAFAYSADGAEMGKVMVAEGLGVTLLPDYSVVDDPLERSGLITHRPLAADAGDVLLIAQHARTRHLPQPIRHLVRILQAQAARWRRER from the coding sequence ATGCGAATCGAACAGCTCGAGTACCTCACCGTCGTCACCCGGCTCGGCTCGATGCGCCGGGCCGGTGAGGCGCTGCACGTGTCCCAGGCGGCGCTGAGCCAGACGATCGGCAACCTGGAACGCGAGCTCGGCGTCAAGCTGCTCGAACGGCACCGCACGGGCACCCGGCTCAGCTCGGGCGGGCGCGAGCTGCTGCCGTGGATCACCGAGGTGCTGGACGCGGTGCACCGGCTGCGCGCGGCGGCCGACGCCCAGGTCAGGACGCGCAGCATGATCCGGATCGGCACCGTGCAGGCCGCGACCGTGCCGCTGGTCGCCCCGGCCATGCGCGAGTTCCACGCCGCCCATCCGCAGACCCAGGTCGAGCTCGTCACCACCCAGCAGGCCGACATCCACGAGGCGCTCCGCGGCGGCGGGCTCGACCTCGGCATCGTCAACATCATCGACGGCGACGACCTGCCGCCGGACATCGCGGCCGTCGAACTGCTGCGCGGGCGGCCCGTGGTGTGCTGCCGTACCGACAGCCCGCTCACCCGGCTCGACGCGGTGCCGCTCGACCGGCTGTTCGACGAGCCGTTCATCGCGATGCGCTCCGGCTACCTCATGCACCGCTACATCCACCGGCTGACCGCCGGGCGGCCACCGGCCTTCGCCTACTCCGCGGACGGGGCCGAGATGGGCAAGGTGATGGTCGCCGAGGGCCTCGGCGTCACGCTCCTGCCCGACTACAGCGTCGTCGACGACCCGCTCGAGCGCAGCGGCCTCATCACCCACCGCCCGCTGGCCGCCGACGCCGGGGACGTCCTCCTCATCGCCCAGCACGCCCGCACCCGCCACCTGCCCCAGCCCATCCGCCACCTCGTACGCATCCTGCAGGCCCAGGCCGCCCGCTGGCGCCGGGAGCGGTGA
- a CDS encoding SfnB family sulfur acquisition oxidoreductase: protein MATAHLIRSEDEAIETARALAASFARQADARDRDRRLPAAEVAELSESGLLGITVPARYGGAEVSVATLAEVFRLLAAADASLAQIPHSHFVFLEALRLQGTEEQRKHYFAEALAGARFANAQAERAGRTAAEDATTLRRRPGGGYVLDGEKFYSTGSLFADWLVVRAVLADAPPVAGAAPKALAYLRRDTPGVTVEDDWDGIGQRTTASGTVRLSGVHVDEDQVVPYTPIFARPTTFGARAQVLHAALDVGIARGALDAAVAAVARARPWFESGAATAAEDPLVVQQAGELEITVRGAEALVREAAAAIDAAERDLTEDTAARASIATAAAKVAAARAALEASAGLFELGGTRSAAASLNLSRYWRDARTHTLHDPARWKVQHIGRWLLSGTRPPRHGQL from the coding sequence ATGGCGACGGCACACCTGATCCGCTCGGAGGACGAGGCCATCGAGACGGCCCGCGCGCTGGCGGCCTCCTTCGCCCGGCAGGCCGACGCCCGCGACCGCGACCGGCGGCTGCCCGCCGCGGAGGTCGCGGAGCTGTCGGAGTCCGGGCTGCTCGGCATCACCGTCCCGGCCCGGTACGGCGGGGCCGAGGTGAGCGTGGCGACGCTCGCCGAGGTGTTCCGGCTGCTCGCGGCGGCCGACGCCAGCCTCGCCCAGATCCCGCACAGCCACTTCGTCTTTCTCGAGGCGCTGCGCCTGCAGGGCACCGAGGAGCAGCGCAAGCACTACTTCGCCGAGGCGCTCGCCGGGGCCCGCTTCGCCAACGCGCAGGCCGAGCGGGCCGGCCGTACCGCCGCCGAGGACGCCACGACGCTGCGCCGCCGCCCGGGCGGTGGGTACGTGCTCGACGGCGAGAAGTTCTACAGCACCGGCTCGCTGTTCGCGGACTGGCTGGTCGTGCGCGCCGTACTCGCCGACGCGCCGCCGGTGGCCGGGGCCGCCCCCAAGGCGCTCGCCTACCTCCGCCGGGACACCCCGGGCGTCACCGTCGAGGACGACTGGGACGGCATCGGCCAGCGCACCACGGCCAGCGGCACGGTCCGGCTGTCCGGCGTGCACGTCGACGAGGACCAGGTCGTGCCGTACACCCCGATCTTCGCCCGGCCGACGACCTTCGGCGCGCGGGCCCAGGTGCTGCACGCGGCCCTCGACGTCGGCATCGCCCGGGGAGCGCTCGACGCCGCGGTCGCGGCGGTGGCCCGGGCCCGGCCCTGGTTCGAGAGCGGCGCGGCCACCGCGGCCGAGGACCCCCTGGTCGTGCAGCAGGCCGGGGAGCTGGAGATCACGGTCCGGGGCGCCGAGGCGCTGGTCCGCGAGGCCGCGGCGGCGATCGACGCGGCCGAACGCGACCTCACCGAGGACACGGCGGCACGCGCCTCCATCGCCACCGCCGCGGCGAAGGTGGCCGCCGCCCGGGCCGCGCTGGAGGCCTCGGCCGGGCTGTTCGAACTCGGCGGCACCCGCTCGGCGGCCGCCTCGCTCAACCTGTCCCGGTACTGGCGCGACGCGCGCACCCACACCCTGCACGACCCGGCCCGGTGGAAGGTCCAGCACATCGGGCGCTGGCTGCTGTCGGGCACCCGCCCGCCGCGCCACGGACAACTGTGA
- a CDS encoding flavin reductase family protein produces the protein MTTVELELRRVYGAYPQGVTAVAGLVGGRPVGIAASSFVPVSLNPPLVSVCVAHTSSTWPLLRDLPRIGISVLGAHQERIGRQLGSRTGDRFSGVAWRSTADGCVFIEGAAAWFDCAIEQQIPSGDHDIVVFRVHDLDARADVTPLVFHASRFRRLA, from the coding sequence ATGACCACGGTGGAACTCGAACTGCGCCGCGTCTACGGCGCCTACCCGCAGGGGGTCACGGCGGTGGCGGGCCTGGTCGGAGGCCGCCCGGTCGGCATCGCCGCGAGCTCGTTCGTCCCGGTCTCCCTGAACCCGCCCCTGGTGTCGGTGTGCGTGGCGCACACCTCCTCGACCTGGCCGCTGCTGCGCGACCTGCCCCGGATCGGGATCAGCGTGCTGGGCGCGCACCAGGAGCGCATCGGCCGGCAACTGGGGTCCCGTACCGGCGACCGGTTCAGCGGCGTCGCCTGGCGCTCGACCGCCGACGGCTGCGTGTTCATCGAGGGCGCGGCCGCCTGGTTCGACTGCGCCATCGAACAGCAGATCCCCTCCGGCGACCACGACATCGTCGTCTTCCGCGTCCACGACCTGGACGCCCGCGCCGACGTCACCCCGCTCGTCTTCCACGCCAGCCGCTTCCGCCGGCTGGCCTGA
- a CDS encoding tetratricopeptide repeat protein gives MKADDRIERARRLYERAVFGGDGNAIAAGERELDAVEANLALARGRLLHARFLNTRREDPRELSLFEHAAEMYRRLGDVRGEAEALFWIGCFHQVVRDDDAAAVPVLEESHRKAVQAGDPLTASYALRHLGFADLKADRLESAWERLEESTRLRREIGFLPGVAANLAALADLAAEQGHREEARKLLDEAASIAAAAQAGGVLRLVRQARAEL, from the coding sequence ATGAAGGCGGACGATCGGATCGAGCGGGCCAGGCGGCTGTATGAGCGGGCGGTGTTCGGCGGTGACGGCAACGCCATCGCGGCGGGCGAGCGGGAGCTCGACGCGGTGGAGGCGAATCTCGCGCTCGCCCGGGGGCGTCTCCTGCACGCGCGGTTCCTCAACACCCGGCGCGAGGACCCCCGCGAGCTGAGCCTGTTCGAACACGCGGCCGAGATGTACCGGAGGCTGGGCGACGTGCGCGGTGAGGCCGAGGCGCTGTTCTGGATCGGGTGTTTCCACCAGGTGGTACGGGATGACGACGCCGCCGCGGTTCCCGTGCTCGAGGAGTCGCACCGGAAGGCCGTGCAGGCCGGCGACCCGCTGACCGCGTCCTACGCCCTCCGGCACCTGGGCTTCGCCGACCTGAAGGCGGATCGCCTGGAGTCGGCGTGGGAACGCCTGGAGGAGTCCACCCGCCTGCGCCGCGAGATCGGCTTCCTCCCCGGCGTCGCCGCCAATCTCGCCGCGCTGGCCGACCTCGCCGCCGAGCAGGGACACCGCGAGGAGGCGCGGAAACTGCTCGACGAGGCCGCCTCGATCGCCGCCGCCGCGCAGGCCGGCGGCGTCCTGCGCCTGGTCCGCCAGGCCCGGGCCGAGCTGTGA
- the sfnG gene encoding dimethylsulfone monooxygenase SfnG has translation MSVGNAGNSEPVKFAYWVPNVSGGLVVSTIEQRTDWSYDYNAKLAVLAENNGFEYALTQVRYVASYGAAYQHESTSFSLALLLATQRLKVIAAIHPGLWHPGVLAKWLATADHLSGGRAAVNIVSGWFKDEFTKLGEPWLEHDERYRRSEEFIRVLREIWTSDHAEFNGDFYRLHDFDLRPKPVRLPGRPHPEIFQGGNSTVARKMAGRVSDWYFSNGRDFDGVAEQIADIRAEADRHGRRVKFGLNGFMIARDTEAEARETLREIIAKADRRAVEDFGAAVRQAGQSTSDKKGMWEDSTFEDLVQYNDGFRTRLIGTPEQIAERIVAYKRLGVDLFLLGFLHYHEEVEYFGKRVLPLVRELEAEAAEREEPVPSGA, from the coding sequence ATGTCAGTAGGAAATGCAGGTAATTCTGAGCCGGTCAAGTTCGCGTACTGGGTGCCCAACGTCAGCGGCGGCCTCGTGGTCAGCACGATCGAGCAGCGCACCGACTGGAGCTACGACTACAACGCCAAGCTCGCCGTACTCGCCGAGAACAACGGCTTCGAGTACGCGCTCACCCAGGTCCGGTACGTCGCCTCGTACGGCGCGGCCTACCAGCACGAGTCCACCAGCTTCAGCCTGGCGTTGCTGCTCGCCACCCAGCGGCTGAAGGTGATCGCCGCGATCCACCCCGGGCTGTGGCACCCGGGCGTGCTCGCCAAGTGGCTGGCCACCGCCGACCACCTGTCCGGCGGGCGGGCCGCGGTGAACATCGTGAGCGGCTGGTTCAAGGACGAGTTCACCAAGCTCGGCGAACCCTGGCTGGAGCACGACGAGCGCTACCGGCGCAGCGAGGAGTTCATCCGGGTGCTGCGCGAGATCTGGACCAGCGACCACGCCGAGTTCAACGGCGACTTCTACCGCCTGCACGACTTCGACCTGCGGCCGAAGCCCGTCCGGCTGCCCGGCCGCCCGCACCCGGAGATCTTCCAGGGCGGCAACTCCACCGTCGCCCGCAAGATGGCCGGCCGGGTGTCGGACTGGTACTTCAGCAACGGCCGCGACTTCGACGGCGTGGCCGAGCAGATCGCCGACATCCGCGCCGAGGCGGACCGCCACGGGCGGCGGGTCAAGTTCGGCCTCAACGGCTTCATGATCGCCCGGGACACCGAGGCCGAGGCACGCGAGACGCTGCGCGAGATCATCGCCAAGGCCGACCGCAGGGCGGTCGAGGACTTCGGCGCCGCCGTACGGCAGGCCGGCCAGTCGACCTCCGACAAGAAGGGCATGTGGGAGGACTCGACCTTCGAGGACCTCGTCCAGTACAACGACGGCTTCCGCACCAGGCTGATCGGCACCCCCGAGCAGATCGCCGAGCGCATCGTCGCCTACAAGCGCCTCGGCGTGGACCTCTTCCTGCTCGGCTTCCTCCACTACCACGAGGAGGTGGAGTACTTCGGCAAGCGGGTGCTGCCGCTGGTGCGCGAGCTGGAGGCCGAGGCGGCCGAACGCGAGGAACCGGTGCCGTCCGGCGCCTGA
- a CDS encoding LLM class flavin-dependent oxidoreductase, translating into MTLAFHWFLPTYGDSRFIVGGGHGQRAGVAAGDRRPSIGYLSSIVRAAEEFGFTGALIPTGAWCEDAWLTAAMLARESERLAFLVAFRPGLLSPTLAAQMAATFSLHAPGRLLLNVVTGGESHEQRAYGDHLAKDERYARCAEFLAIVRRLWAGETVTARGAHLHVEEARLPRLPAPAPPLYFGGSSAAAGPVAAEHADVYLTWGEPPEAVARKIEWISGLAAAHGRKLRFGIRLHVITRDTAEDAWRQAGRLLDALDEETVAAAQAGLARSESVGQQRMRELHERHRADGSWRDPRALEVAPNLWAGVGLVRGGAGTALVGSHAEVAERIAEYASLGIDEFILSGYPHLEELFWFGEGVLPHLVRRGLFPDLGAGGGSGHIPFLPDGGSA; encoded by the coding sequence ATGACCTTGGCGTTCCACTGGTTCCTGCCCACCTACGGCGACTCCCGGTTCATCGTGGGCGGCGGCCACGGGCAGCGCGCCGGCGTCGCGGCCGGCGACCGTCGCCCCTCGATCGGCTACCTGTCCTCGATCGTCCGGGCCGCCGAGGAGTTCGGCTTCACCGGTGCGCTCATCCCCACCGGCGCGTGGTGCGAGGACGCCTGGCTCACCGCGGCGATGCTCGCCCGCGAGTCCGAGCGGCTGGCTTTCCTGGTGGCGTTCCGCCCCGGCCTGCTCAGCCCCACGCTCGCCGCGCAGATGGCCGCCACGTTCTCCCTGCACGCGCCCGGGCGGCTGCTGCTCAACGTGGTCACCGGCGGCGAGTCCCACGAGCAGCGCGCCTACGGCGACCACCTGGCCAAGGACGAGCGGTACGCGCGGTGCGCCGAGTTCCTGGCGATCGTGCGGCGGCTGTGGGCCGGGGAGACGGTCACCGCCCGGGGCGCCCACCTGCACGTCGAGGAGGCACGGCTGCCGCGGCTCCCCGCGCCGGCCCCGCCGCTGTACTTCGGCGGCTCGTCCGCCGCGGCCGGCCCGGTCGCCGCCGAACACGCCGACGTCTACCTCACCTGGGGCGAGCCGCCCGAGGCGGTGGCCCGCAAGATCGAGTGGATCAGCGGGCTCGCCGCGGCCCACGGCCGCAAGCTCCGTTTCGGCATCCGGCTGCACGTCATCACCCGGGACACCGCCGAGGACGCCTGGCGGCAGGCCGGGCGGCTCCTCGACGCGCTCGACGAGGAGACCGTCGCCGCCGCCCAGGCCGGGCTGGCCCGCAGCGAGTCCGTCGGCCAGCAACGCATGCGGGAGCTGCACGAACGGCACCGCGCCGACGGCAGCTGGCGCGATCCACGCGCCCTGGAGGTGGCCCCGAACCTGTGGGCCGGCGTGGGGCTGGTCCGCGGCGGCGCGGGGACCGCGCTCGTCGGCAGCCACGCCGAGGTCGCCGAGCGCATCGCCGAGTACGCGAGCCTCGGCATCGACGAGTTCATCCTCTCCGGCTACCCGCACCTGGAAGAGCTGTTCTGGTTCGGCGAGGGCGTGCTGCCGCACCTGGTCCGCCGCGGCCTCTTCCCCGACCTCGGCGCCGGCGGCGGCAGCGGCCACATCCCCTTCCTCCCGGACGGAGGGTCGGCATGA
- a CDS encoding acyl-CoA dehydrogenase family protein has protein sequence MSVVTDQSTNAARFAAALDRADRVAAELRRTAAERDRANKPPRAEIELLRENDLLQVQEPVEYGGDGLNYAQASQITRRIARGDTSIAHLLGYHYAQTRIAHLFGTPEQADELSRRNAEQKLFWGGVQNPRGGSSLVLTRDGDGFRLNGRRSFASGASLGDYLSVTASYEGELVFISLPGGREGFKPLGDWDNIGQRLTDSGGVEFHDTRVERSEILGPDPITGRTLTPYQTLVTPHWQLAFVNFYIGTAEGALEEALDWTRRYAAPWETSGVERATDDPYILQTVGELQSEIRAAALLADRAGEALQAALDTGPSLTAEQRAEAAIAVYEAKYLTTKVSLAAASRLFEIQGARATTTAYGFDRHWRNLRTHTLHDPVAYKAREVGDWTLNRRAPQFSLYR, from the coding sequence ATGTCCGTCGTCACCGACCAGTCCACCAACGCCGCGCGCTTCGCCGCGGCCCTGGACCGCGCCGACCGGGTCGCCGCCGAGCTGCGCCGTACCGCCGCCGAGCGCGACCGCGCCAACAAGCCCCCGCGCGCCGAGATCGAACTGCTCCGCGAGAACGACCTGCTGCAGGTGCAGGAGCCCGTCGAGTACGGCGGGGACGGCCTGAACTACGCGCAGGCCTCCCAGATCACCCGCCGCATCGCCCGCGGGGACACCTCGATCGCGCACCTGCTCGGCTACCACTACGCGCAGACCCGGATCGCCCACCTGTTCGGCACCCCCGAGCAGGCCGACGAGCTGTCCCGGCGCAACGCCGAGCAGAAGCTGTTCTGGGGCGGGGTGCAGAACCCGCGCGGCGGCTCCAGCCTCGTGCTCACCCGCGACGGCGACGGGTTCCGGCTCAACGGCCGCCGCTCGTTCGCCTCCGGGGCGAGCCTCGGCGACTACCTCTCGGTGACCGCCAGCTACGAGGGCGAGCTGGTCTTCATCTCCCTGCCCGGGGGCCGCGAGGGCTTCAAGCCGCTCGGCGACTGGGACAACATCGGCCAGCGCCTGACCGACTCCGGCGGCGTGGAGTTCCACGACACCCGGGTGGAACGTTCCGAGATCCTCGGCCCCGACCCGATCACCGGCCGCACGTTAACCCCCTACCAGACCCTGGTCACCCCGCACTGGCAGCTCGCCTTCGTCAACTTCTACATCGGCACGGCCGAGGGCGCGCTGGAGGAGGCGCTGGACTGGACCCGCCGGTACGCGGCGCCGTGGGAGACCTCGGGCGTCGAGCGCGCCACCGACGACCCGTACATCCTGCAGACCGTCGGCGAGCTGCAGAGCGAGATCCGGGCCGCGGCGCTGCTCGCCGACCGCGCCGGCGAGGCGCTGCAGGCCGCGCTCGACACCGGCCCGTCGCTCACCGCCGAGCAGCGCGCCGAGGCCGCGATCGCCGTCTACGAGGCCAAATACCTGACCACCAAGGTCTCGCTGGCGGCCGCGTCCCGGCTGTTCGAGATCCAGGGCGCCCGGGCGACCACCACCGCGTACGGCTTCGACCGGCACTGGCGCAACCTGCGTACCCACACCCTCCACGACCCCGTCGCCTACAAGGCCCGCGAGGTCGGGGACTGGACGCTCAACCGGCGCGCCCCGCAGTTCTCCCTGTACCGCTGA
- a CDS encoding dynamin family protein, translating into MTGSGFDVRTDRISAGDWSAWQQAREEIEKAVAEAKEIAERVEAKADFTALDKATRALQDHAFRIGVIGNFSTGKSTLINAMIGAEMLLTGVLPLTARLAEIRYGPSDRITLLTENGVEEVSQEEFNERNKKLKAAEEAGKPVDPAIDYLKAIIELDRPLLRSGLVFVDVPGHNSGFSSHEAIADDAMRSCDALIAVLLADAALGKVESDRLETALLDLEHQSVFIAVNKLDTLRPEQQTELIAEFPKRWARFLDSLDLPSEIKEPLRDRVYFIDSFNTLQRKLGRSAPDTGVKEFARLERDLAAMADGDLIAEKLDRPRRVLLRQLADLQRTIKDQYRLLDADAEKLLAHRQTIDGSIDKLERIASEIRRTCEEAGILRACRQSVRHAAEIRFTNYLDRLPAWARVGRADRPRPDGNRFMRLGPHRVRARIKLIAAELLNRFQKELLRFTEELASRGDGNDGASRPIWQALQDTYDLAEPALYEFEREIARMWQEVLSDPNARPPVADLRGAIQDLLKDFTGIPLEIQPVGVTTLIMRNVTERIQEIFLRLADPGGSSDASDLLKAVWELQQEITAGLQQLASVLVGTDAEVRNALDELLEKYACRAVAAALTDGTGNVATLAERYAANAERVVKNRQDALLGFLHDQTNRVRSLYDNTVRTVEAGLEEVRAKKAVLLEDSTRLTTLWSAFEEAR; encoded by the coding sequence ATGACCGGATCGGGCTTCGATGTCCGAACCGATCGGATCTCGGCGGGCGACTGGAGTGCATGGCAACAGGCCCGCGAGGAGATCGAGAAGGCCGTGGCGGAGGCGAAGGAAATCGCCGAGCGGGTGGAAGCCAAGGCCGACTTCACGGCACTCGACAAGGCGACCCGGGCGCTGCAGGACCACGCCTTCCGCATCGGTGTCATCGGTAACTTCAGCACCGGCAAGAGCACCCTGATCAACGCCATGATCGGCGCCGAAATGCTCCTCACGGGCGTGCTCCCCCTCACGGCACGGCTCGCGGAGATCCGCTACGGACCGTCGGACCGGATCACCCTGCTGACCGAGAACGGCGTTGAGGAGGTCAGCCAGGAGGAGTTCAACGAGCGCAACAAGAAGCTGAAGGCGGCGGAGGAGGCGGGAAAGCCCGTCGACCCCGCCATCGACTACCTGAAGGCGATCATCGAACTGGATCGCCCCCTCCTCCGGTCGGGTCTCGTCTTCGTGGACGTGCCGGGACACAACTCCGGCTTCTCCAGCCATGAGGCGATAGCCGACGACGCCATGCGGAGCTGCGACGCGCTGATAGCCGTCCTGCTCGCCGACGCCGCGCTGGGCAAGGTGGAGAGCGATCGGCTGGAGACCGCGTTGCTCGATCTGGAGCACCAGTCGGTGTTCATCGCGGTCAACAAGCTGGACACGCTCCGCCCGGAGCAGCAGACGGAACTCATCGCCGAATTCCCCAAGCGCTGGGCCAGGTTCCTCGACTCTCTGGACCTGCCGTCCGAGATCAAAGAGCCGCTGCGCGACCGGGTCTATTTCATCGACTCGTTCAACACCCTCCAGCGCAAGCTCGGCCGCAGCGCGCCCGATACCGGGGTGAAGGAGTTCGCCCGGCTCGAACGAGACCTCGCGGCCATGGCCGACGGTGATCTGATCGCGGAGAAGCTGGACCGGCCCCGGCGTGTCCTGCTCCGGCAGCTGGCCGATCTCCAGCGGACGATCAAAGACCAGTACCGGCTGTTGGACGCCGACGCCGAGAAGCTGCTGGCGCATCGACAGACCATCGACGGCTCCATCGACAAGCTGGAGCGGATCGCGTCCGAAATCCGCCGGACCTGCGAGGAAGCGGGAATTCTGCGGGCATGCCGGCAGTCGGTTCGCCACGCCGCGGAGATCCGCTTCACGAACTACCTCGATCGGCTGCCGGCTTGGGCAAGGGTAGGGCGGGCCGACCGTCCTCGTCCCGACGGAAACCGTTTCATGCGCCTCGGGCCACACCGGGTCCGTGCCAGGATCAAGCTGATCGCCGCAGAGCTGCTGAATCGGTTCCAGAAGGAATTGCTCAGGTTCACCGAGGAGCTCGCCTCCCGCGGTGACGGGAACGACGGGGCGTCCCGGCCCATCTGGCAGGCGCTCCAGGACACCTATGACCTGGCCGAGCCCGCCCTTTACGAGTTCGAGCGGGAGATCGCGCGGATGTGGCAGGAGGTGCTGTCGGACCCCAACGCCCGTCCGCCCGTCGCCGACCTGCGCGGCGCCATCCAGGACCTGCTCAAGGACTTCACCGGCATTCCCCTGGAGATCCAGCCCGTCGGTGTCACCACCCTGATCATGAGGAACGTGACCGAGCGGATCCAGGAGATCTTCCTCCGGCTCGCCGATCCCGGCGGTTCCTCCGACGCTTCGGACCTTCTCAAGGCGGTGTGGGAGCTCCAGCAGGAGATCACCGCCGGTCTGCAGCAGCTGGCTTCGGTCCTGGTCGGCACGGACGCCGAGGTGCGGAACGCATTGGACGAGCTGCTGGAAAAGTACGCGTGCCGAGCGGTGGCCGCGGCGTTGACCGACGGAACCGGCAACGTGGCAACCCTCGCGGAGCGCTATGCCGCCAACGCGGAGCGGGTCGTCAAGAACCGGCAGGACGCCCTGCTGGGCTTCCTGCACGACCAGACCAACCGGGTGAGGTCCCTGTATGACAACACGGTGCGCACCGTGGAAGCCGGACTCGAGGAGGTCCGCGCGAAGAAGGCGGTCCTGCTCGAGGACTCGACGCGGCTGACCACGCTGTGGAGCGCGTTCGAGGAGGCCAGGTGA